Proteins encoded in a region of the Balaenoptera ricei isolate mBalRic1 chromosome 19, mBalRic1.hap2, whole genome shotgun sequence genome:
- the TXNL4B gene encoding thioredoxin-like protein 4B isoform X1, whose product MSFLLPKLSSKKEVDQAIKSTAEKVLVLRFGRDEDPVCLQLDDILSKTSSDLSKMAAIYLVDVDQTPVYTHYFDISYIPSTVFFFNGQHMKVDYGCFLPKPSLTSVASKEGCWAPLWPSLIKERATPGRRQQNPFTTTSVFSWPPLPAFMVIVLHGTAAAVLGAQGNQHWAEK is encoded by the exons ATGAGCTTCCTGTTACCCAAGCTGAGTAGCAAAAAAGAAGTGGACCAGGCGATAAAAAGTACTGCAGAGAAGGTGCTGGTTCTCAGGTTCGGGAGAGACGAGGATCCTGTCTGTCTGCAACTAGATGATATT CTTTCTAAGACCTCTTCTGACTTAAGTAAAATGGCTGCTATATATCTGGTAGACGTGGACCAAACCCCAGTTTATACACACTATTTTGACATCAGTTATATTCCATCTACTGTGTTTTTCTTCAATGGGCAGCATATGAAAGTGGATTATGG GTGCTTCCTGCCCAAGCCTTCTCTGACAAGTGTGGCATCGAAGGAAGGCTGCTGGGCACCTTTGTGGCCTTCATTGATAAAGGAGAGAGCCACTCCAGGAAGGAGACAACAGAACCCTTTCACCACCACCTCCGTCTTCTCCTGGCCCCCACTTCCTGCTTTCATGGTGATCGTGCTGCATGGAACTGCAGCAGCTGTCTTAGGAGCACAAGGCAACCAGCACTGGGCTGAAAAATGA
- the DHX38 gene encoding pre-mRNA-splicing factor ATP-dependent RNA helicase PRP16 isoform X2 has product MEDTSEDASIHRLEGTEVDSQVGGLIFKTKSASSEQHVFKAPAPRPSLLGLDLLASLKRREREEKDDGEDKKKSRVSSYKDWEESKDDQRDAEEEGGDQAGRSSRKDRHYRSARVETPSHPGGVSEEFWERSRQREREWREHGVYASSKEEKDRKKERSRDRDCDRKRDRDERDRNRHSSRSERDGGSERSGRRNEPESPRHRPKDAATPSRSTWDEEDSGYGSSKRSQWESPSPTPSYRDSERSHRLSSRDRDRSVRSRYADDTPLPTPSYKYNEWADDRRHLGSTPRLSRGRGRREDGEEGISFDTEEERQQWEDDQRQADRDWYMMDEGYDEFHNPLAYSSEDYVRRREQHLHKQKQKRISAQRRQINEDNERWETNRMLTSGVVHRLEVDDDFEEDSAAKVHLMVHNLVPPFLDGRIVFTKQPEPVIPVKDATSDLAIIARKGSQTVRKHREQKERKKAQHKHWELAGTKLGDIMGVKKEEEPDKALTEDGKVDYRAEQKFADHMKKKSEASSEFAKKKSILEQRQYLPIFAVQQELLTIIRDNSIVIVVGETGSGKTTQLTQYLHEDGYTDYGMIGCTQPRRVAAMSVAKRVSEEMGGSLGEEVGYAIRFEDCTSESTLIKYMTDGILLRESLREADLDHYSAIIMDEAHERSLNTDVLFGLLREVVARRSDLKLIVTSATMDAEKFASFFGNVPIFHIPGRTFPVDILFSKTPQEDYVEAAVKQSLQVHLSGAPGDILIFMPGQEDIEVTSDQIVEHLEELENAPALAVLPIYSQLPSDLQAKIFQKAPDGVRKCIVATNIAETSLTVDGIMFVIDSGYCKLKVFNPRIGMDALQIYPISQANANQRSGRAGRTGPGQCFRLYTQSAYKNELLTTTVPEIQRTNLANVVLLLKSLGVQDLLQFHFMDPPPEDNMLNSMYQLWILGALDNTGGLTSTGRLMVEFPLDPALSKMLIVSCDMGCSSEILLIVSMLSVPAIFYRPKGREEESDQIREKFAVPESDHLTYLNVYLQWKNNNYSTIWCNDHFIHAKAMRKVREVRAQLKDIMVQQRMSLASCGTDWDIVRKCICAAYFHQAAKLKGIGEYVNIRTGMPCHLHPTSSLFGMGYTPDYIVYHELVMTTKEYMQCVTAVDGEWLAELGPMFYSVKQAGKSRQENRRRAKEEASAMEEEMALAEEQLRARRQEQEKRSPLGSVRSTKIYTPGRKEQGEPMTPRRTPARFGL; this is encoded by the exons ATGGAGGACACCAGCGAGGATGCCTCGATCCATCGATTGGAAGGCACTGAGGTGGACTCCCAGGTTGGCGGTCTTATTTTCAAGACCAAAAGTGCATCTAGTGAGCAGCATGTCTTCAAGGCCCCTGCTCCCCGCCCTTCATTGCTGGGACTAGACTTGTTGGCTTCCctgaaaaggagggagagagaggagaaggatgACGGGGAGGACAAGAAGAAGTCCAGagtctcttcctataaggactGGGAAGAGAGCAAGGATGACCAGAGGGACGCTGAGGAGGAGGGCGGTGACCAGGCTGGCCGCAGTAGCCGAAAAGACAG ACATTATCGATCTGCTCGGGTAGAGACTCCATCCCATCCTGGTGGTGTGAGTGAAGAGTTCTGGGAACGCAGTCGGCAGAGAGAGCGGGAGTGGCGGGAACATGGTGTCTACGCCTCGTCCAAAGAAGAAAAGGATCGGAAGAAGGAGAGGTCGAGGGATCGAGACTGTGACCGCAAGAGAGACAGAG ATGAGCGGGATAGAAACAGGCACAGCAGCAGATCGGAGCGAGATGGAGGGTCAGAGCGCAGCGGCAGAAGAAACGAACCTGAGAGCCCCCGACACCGGCCTAAAG ATGCAGCCACCCCTTCAAGGTCTACCTGGGATGAAGAGGACAGTGGCTATGGCTCCTCAAAGCGCTCACAGTGGGAATCGCCCTCCCCAACACCTTCCTATCGGGATTCTGAGCGGAGTCATCGGCTGTCCAGTCGAGATAGGGACAG GTCTGTGAGGAGCAGGTACGCAGACGACACGCCTCTGCCAACCCCGTCCTACAAATACAATGAGTGGGCCGATGACAGAAGACATCTGGGGTCCACCCCACGTCTGTCCAGGGGCCGAG GGAGACGTGAGGATGGCGAAGAAGGAATTTCATTTGACACAGAAGAGGAACGGCAGCAATGGGAGGACGACCAGAGG CAAGCTGACCGGGATTGGTACATGATGGATGAGGGATATGATGAGTTCCACAACCCGCTGGCCTACTCCTCCGAGGACTACGTGAGGAGGCGGGAGCAGCATCTGCACAAACAGAAGCAGAAGCGCATTTCGGCCCAGCGGAGGCAGATCAATGAG GATAACGAACGCTGGGAGACCAACCGCATGCTCACCAGCGGGGTGGTGCATCGGCTGGAGGTGGACGACGACTTTGAAGAGGACAGTGCAGCCAAGGTCCATCTGATGGTGCATAACCTGGTGCCTCCCTTTCTGGATGGGCGCATCGTCTTCACCAAGCAG CCAGAGCCTGTGATTCCAGTCAAGGACGCCACTTCTGACCTGGCCATTATCGCTAGAAAAGGCAGTCAAACAGTGCGGAAGCACAGGGAGCAAAAGGAACGCAAAAAG gCTCAACACAAACACTGGGAACTGGCTGGAACCAAACTGGGAGATATAATGGGCGTCAAAAAAGAGGAAGAGCCGGATAAAGCTCTGACAGAGGACGGTAAAGTGGACTACAG GGCAGAGCAGAAGTTTGCAGACCACATGAAGAAAAAGAGCGAAGCCAGCAGTGAATTCGCAAAGAAGAAGTCTATTCTGGAGCAGAGGCAGTACCTGCCCatctttgctgtgcagcaggagCTGCTCACGATTATCAG AGATAATAGCATCGTGATCGTGGTTGGGGAGACAGGGAGTGGTAAGACCACTCAGCTGACCCAGTACCTGCACGAAGACGGTTACACGGACTATGGGATGATTGGGTGCACCCAGCCCCGCCGTGTGGCTGCCATGTCGGTGGCCAAGAGAGTCAGTGAAGAGATGGGGGGCAGCCTTGGTGAGGAG GTGGGTTATGCCATCCGTTTCGAAGACTGCACTTCAGAAAGCACCTTGATCAAGTACATGACCGATGGAATCCTGCTGCGAGAGTCCCTGCGGGAAGCGGACCTGGATCACTACAGCGCCATCATCATGGACGAGGCCCACGAGCGCTCCCTCAACACCGACGTGCTCTTTGGGCTGCTCCGGGAG GTGGTGGCTCGGCGCTCAGACCTGAAGCTCATTGTCACGTCGGCCACCATGGATGCAGAgaaatttgcttccttttttggGAATGTCCCCATCTTCCACATCCCTGGTCGTACGTTCCCTGTTGACATCCTCTTCAGCAAG ACCCCCCAGGAGGATTATGTGGAGGCCGCAGTGAAGCAGTCTCTGCAGGTGCATCTGTCGGGGGCCCCCGGGGACATCCTTATCTTCATGCCTGGCCAAGAGGACATCGAG GTGACCTCAGACCAGATCGTGGAGCATCTGGAAGAACTGGAGAATGCGCCCGCCTTGGCTGTGCTGCCCATCTATTCCCAGCTGCCTTCTGACCTCCAGGCCAAAATCTTCCAGAAG GCTCCGGATGGCGTTCGGAAGTGTATTGTCGCCACCAACATTGCTGAGACCTCTCTGACTGTCGATGGCATCATGTTTGTTATCGATTCTGGTTATTGTAAATTAAAG GTCTTCAACCCCCGGATTGGCATGGACGCCCTGCAGATCTACCCCATCAGCCAGGCCAATGCCAACCAGAGGTCGGGGCGAGCCGGCAGGACGGGCCCAGGTCAGTGTTTCAG GCTCTACACCCAGAGCGCCTACAAGAACGAGCTCCTGACCACCACGGTGCCCGAGATCCAGCGGACCAACCTGGCCAACGTGGTGCTGCTGCTCAAGTCCCTGGGGGTGCAGGACCTGCTGCAGTTCCACTTCATGGACCCGCCCCCGGAGGACAACATGCTCAACTCCATGTATCAGCTCTGGATCCTCGGGGCCCTGGACAACACAG GCGGTCTGACCTCGACCGGGCGGCTGATGGTGGAGTTCCCGCTGGACCCGGCCCTGTCCAAGATGCTCATTGTGTCCTGTGACATGGGCTGCAGCTCCGAGATCCTGCTCATCGTCTCCATGCTGTCGGTCCCAGCCATCTTCTACAGGCCCAAG GGCCGAGAGGAGGAGAGCGATCAAATCCGGGAGAAGTTCGCAGTCCCTGAGAGCGACCACCTGACCTACCTGAATGTCTACCTGCAGTGGAAGAACAACAATTACTCTACCATCTGGTGTAACGATCATTTCATCCATGCCAAGGCCATGCGGAAG GTCCGGGAGGTGCGGGCTCAGCTCAAGGACATCATGGTGCAGCAGCGGATGAGCCTGGCCTCGTGTGGCACCGACTGGGACATTGTCAGGAAGTGTATCTGTGCTGCCTATTTCCACCAGGCAGCCAAGCTCAAG GGAATCGGGGAGTATGTGAATATCCGGACCGGCATGCCCTGCCACCTGCACCCCACCAGCTCCCTCTTTGGAATGGGCTACACCCCAGACTACATTGTGTATCACGAGTTGGTCATGACCACCAAG GAGTACATGCAGTGTGTGACTGCCGTGGACGGAGAGTGGCTGGCAGAGCTGGGCCCCATGTTCTACAGCGTGAAACAGGCAGGAAAGTCTCGGCAG
- the TXNL4B gene encoding thioredoxin-like protein 4B isoform X2, with protein MSFLLPKLSSKKEVDQAIKSTAEKVLVLRFGRDEDPVCLQLDDILSKTSSDLSKMAAIYLVDVDQTPVYTHYFDISYIPSTVFFFNGQHMKVDYGSPDHTKFVGSFKTKQDFIDLIEVIYRGAMRGKLIVQSPIDPKNIPKYDLLYQDI; from the exons ATGAGCTTCCTGTTACCCAAGCTGAGTAGCAAAAAAGAAGTGGACCAGGCGATAAAAAGTACTGCAGAGAAGGTGCTGGTTCTCAGGTTCGGGAGAGACGAGGATCCTGTCTGTCTGCAACTAGATGATATT CTTTCTAAGACCTCTTCTGACTTAAGTAAAATGGCTGCTATATATCTGGTAGACGTGGACCAAACCCCAGTTTATACACACTATTTTGACATCAGTTATATTCCATCTACTGTGTTTTTCTTCAATGGGCAGCATATGAAAGTGGATTATGG GTCTCCAGATCACACTAAGTTCGTGGGAAGTTTCAAAACCAAACAAGACTTCATAGATTTGATTGAAGTAATTTATCGAGGCGCAATGAGGGGAAAACTTATTGTTCAAAGTCCTATTGATCCCAAGAATATTCCCAAATATGACCTCCTCTATCAAGACATTTAG
- the DHX38 gene encoding pre-mRNA-splicing factor ATP-dependent RNA helicase PRP16 isoform X1: MEDTSEDASIHRLEGTEVDSQVGGLIFKTKSASSEQHVFKAPAPRPSLLGLDLLASLKRREREEKDDGEDKKKSRVSSYKDWEESKDDQRDAEEEGGDQAGRSSRKDRHYRSARVETPSHPGGVSEEFWERSRQREREWREHGVYASSKEEKDRKKERSRDRDCDRKRDRDERDRNRHSSRSERDGGSERSGRRNEPESPRHRPKDAATPSRSTWDEEDSGYGSSKRSQWESPSPTPSYRDSERSHRLSSRDRDRSVRSRYADDTPLPTPSYKYNEWADDRRHLGSTPRLSRGRGRREDGEEGISFDTEEERQQWEDDQRQADRDWYMMDEGYDEFHNPLAYSSEDYVRRREQHLHKQKQKRISAQRRQINEDNERWETNRMLTSGVVHRLEVDDDFEEDSAAKVHLMVHNLVPPFLDGRIVFTKQPEPVIPVKDATSDLAIIARKGSQTVRKHREQKERKKAQHKHWELAGTKLGDIMGVKKEEEPDKALTEDGKVDYRAEQKFADHMKKKSEASSEFAKKKSILEQRQYLPIFAVQQELLTIIRDNSIVIVVGETGSGKTTQLTQYLHEDGYTDYGMIGCTQPRRVAAMSVAKRVSEEMGGSLGEEVGYAIRFEDCTSESTLIKYMTDGILLRESLREADLDHYSAIIMDEAHERSLNTDVLFGLLREVVARRSDLKLIVTSATMDAEKFASFFGNVPIFHIPGRTFPVDILFSKTPQEDYVEAAVKQSLQVHLSGAPGDILIFMPGQEDIEVTSDQIVEHLEELENAPALAVLPIYSQLPSDLQAKIFQKAPDGVRKCIVATNIAETSLTVDGIMFVIDSGYCKLKVFNPRIGMDALQIYPISQANANQRSGRAGRTGPEMKQVHRRLQQNGELAGLSFELYTQSAYKNELLTTTVPEIQRTNLANVVLLLKSLGVQDLLQFHFMDPPPEDNMLNSMYQLWILGALDNTGGLTSTGRLMVEFPLDPALSKMLIVSCDMGCSSEILLIVSMLSVPAIFYRPKGREEESDQIREKFAVPESDHLTYLNVYLQWKNNNYSTIWCNDHFIHAKAMRKVREVRAQLKDIMVQQRMSLASCGTDWDIVRKCICAAYFHQAAKLKGIGEYVNIRTGMPCHLHPTSSLFGMGYTPDYIVYHELVMTTKEYMQCVTAVDGEWLAELGPMFYSVKQAGKSRQENRRRAKEEASAMEEEMALAEEQLRARRQEQEKRSPLGSVRSTKIYTPGRKEQGEPMTPRRTPARFGL, encoded by the exons ATGGAGGACACCAGCGAGGATGCCTCGATCCATCGATTGGAAGGCACTGAGGTGGACTCCCAGGTTGGCGGTCTTATTTTCAAGACCAAAAGTGCATCTAGTGAGCAGCATGTCTTCAAGGCCCCTGCTCCCCGCCCTTCATTGCTGGGACTAGACTTGTTGGCTTCCctgaaaaggagggagagagaggagaaggatgACGGGGAGGACAAGAAGAAGTCCAGagtctcttcctataaggactGGGAAGAGAGCAAGGATGACCAGAGGGACGCTGAGGAGGAGGGCGGTGACCAGGCTGGCCGCAGTAGCCGAAAAGACAG ACATTATCGATCTGCTCGGGTAGAGACTCCATCCCATCCTGGTGGTGTGAGTGAAGAGTTCTGGGAACGCAGTCGGCAGAGAGAGCGGGAGTGGCGGGAACATGGTGTCTACGCCTCGTCCAAAGAAGAAAAGGATCGGAAGAAGGAGAGGTCGAGGGATCGAGACTGTGACCGCAAGAGAGACAGAG ATGAGCGGGATAGAAACAGGCACAGCAGCAGATCGGAGCGAGATGGAGGGTCAGAGCGCAGCGGCAGAAGAAACGAACCTGAGAGCCCCCGACACCGGCCTAAAG ATGCAGCCACCCCTTCAAGGTCTACCTGGGATGAAGAGGACAGTGGCTATGGCTCCTCAAAGCGCTCACAGTGGGAATCGCCCTCCCCAACACCTTCCTATCGGGATTCTGAGCGGAGTCATCGGCTGTCCAGTCGAGATAGGGACAG GTCTGTGAGGAGCAGGTACGCAGACGACACGCCTCTGCCAACCCCGTCCTACAAATACAATGAGTGGGCCGATGACAGAAGACATCTGGGGTCCACCCCACGTCTGTCCAGGGGCCGAG GGAGACGTGAGGATGGCGAAGAAGGAATTTCATTTGACACAGAAGAGGAACGGCAGCAATGGGAGGACGACCAGAGG CAAGCTGACCGGGATTGGTACATGATGGATGAGGGATATGATGAGTTCCACAACCCGCTGGCCTACTCCTCCGAGGACTACGTGAGGAGGCGGGAGCAGCATCTGCACAAACAGAAGCAGAAGCGCATTTCGGCCCAGCGGAGGCAGATCAATGAG GATAACGAACGCTGGGAGACCAACCGCATGCTCACCAGCGGGGTGGTGCATCGGCTGGAGGTGGACGACGACTTTGAAGAGGACAGTGCAGCCAAGGTCCATCTGATGGTGCATAACCTGGTGCCTCCCTTTCTGGATGGGCGCATCGTCTTCACCAAGCAG CCAGAGCCTGTGATTCCAGTCAAGGACGCCACTTCTGACCTGGCCATTATCGCTAGAAAAGGCAGTCAAACAGTGCGGAAGCACAGGGAGCAAAAGGAACGCAAAAAG gCTCAACACAAACACTGGGAACTGGCTGGAACCAAACTGGGAGATATAATGGGCGTCAAAAAAGAGGAAGAGCCGGATAAAGCTCTGACAGAGGACGGTAAAGTGGACTACAG GGCAGAGCAGAAGTTTGCAGACCACATGAAGAAAAAGAGCGAAGCCAGCAGTGAATTCGCAAAGAAGAAGTCTATTCTGGAGCAGAGGCAGTACCTGCCCatctttgctgtgcagcaggagCTGCTCACGATTATCAG AGATAATAGCATCGTGATCGTGGTTGGGGAGACAGGGAGTGGTAAGACCACTCAGCTGACCCAGTACCTGCACGAAGACGGTTACACGGACTATGGGATGATTGGGTGCACCCAGCCCCGCCGTGTGGCTGCCATGTCGGTGGCCAAGAGAGTCAGTGAAGAGATGGGGGGCAGCCTTGGTGAGGAG GTGGGTTATGCCATCCGTTTCGAAGACTGCACTTCAGAAAGCACCTTGATCAAGTACATGACCGATGGAATCCTGCTGCGAGAGTCCCTGCGGGAAGCGGACCTGGATCACTACAGCGCCATCATCATGGACGAGGCCCACGAGCGCTCCCTCAACACCGACGTGCTCTTTGGGCTGCTCCGGGAG GTGGTGGCTCGGCGCTCAGACCTGAAGCTCATTGTCACGTCGGCCACCATGGATGCAGAgaaatttgcttccttttttggGAATGTCCCCATCTTCCACATCCCTGGTCGTACGTTCCCTGTTGACATCCTCTTCAGCAAG ACCCCCCAGGAGGATTATGTGGAGGCCGCAGTGAAGCAGTCTCTGCAGGTGCATCTGTCGGGGGCCCCCGGGGACATCCTTATCTTCATGCCTGGCCAAGAGGACATCGAG GTGACCTCAGACCAGATCGTGGAGCATCTGGAAGAACTGGAGAATGCGCCCGCCTTGGCTGTGCTGCCCATCTATTCCCAGCTGCCTTCTGACCTCCAGGCCAAAATCTTCCAGAAG GCTCCGGATGGCGTTCGGAAGTGTATTGTCGCCACCAACATTGCTGAGACCTCTCTGACTGTCGATGGCATCATGTTTGTTATCGATTCTGGTTATTGTAAATTAAAG GTCTTCAACCCCCGGATTGGCATGGACGCCCTGCAGATCTACCCCATCAGCCAGGCCAATGCCAACCAGAGGTCGGGGCGAGCCGGCAGGACGGGCCCAG AAATGAAACAAGTACATAGGAGACTCCAGCAGAATGGTGAATTGGCAGGACTGAGTTTTGA GCTCTACACCCAGAGCGCCTACAAGAACGAGCTCCTGACCACCACGGTGCCCGAGATCCAGCGGACCAACCTGGCCAACGTGGTGCTGCTGCTCAAGTCCCTGGGGGTGCAGGACCTGCTGCAGTTCCACTTCATGGACCCGCCCCCGGAGGACAACATGCTCAACTCCATGTATCAGCTCTGGATCCTCGGGGCCCTGGACAACACAG GCGGTCTGACCTCGACCGGGCGGCTGATGGTGGAGTTCCCGCTGGACCCGGCCCTGTCCAAGATGCTCATTGTGTCCTGTGACATGGGCTGCAGCTCCGAGATCCTGCTCATCGTCTCCATGCTGTCGGTCCCAGCCATCTTCTACAGGCCCAAG GGCCGAGAGGAGGAGAGCGATCAAATCCGGGAGAAGTTCGCAGTCCCTGAGAGCGACCACCTGACCTACCTGAATGTCTACCTGCAGTGGAAGAACAACAATTACTCTACCATCTGGTGTAACGATCATTTCATCCATGCCAAGGCCATGCGGAAG GTCCGGGAGGTGCGGGCTCAGCTCAAGGACATCATGGTGCAGCAGCGGATGAGCCTGGCCTCGTGTGGCACCGACTGGGACATTGTCAGGAAGTGTATCTGTGCTGCCTATTTCCACCAGGCAGCCAAGCTCAAG GGAATCGGGGAGTATGTGAATATCCGGACCGGCATGCCCTGCCACCTGCACCCCACCAGCTCCCTCTTTGGAATGGGCTACACCCCAGACTACATTGTGTATCACGAGTTGGTCATGACCACCAAG GAGTACATGCAGTGTGTGACTGCCGTGGACGGAGAGTGGCTGGCAGAGCTGGGCCCCATGTTCTACAGCGTGAAACAGGCAGGAAAGTCTCGGCAG
- the LOC132353295 gene encoding haptoglobin-like — MSALQAVFALLVCWQLFAVGISNETTTATDDSCLKPPEIPNGYLEHLVRYRCKAHYKLRAGDGVYTLNREKQWLNKDLGEQLPECEATCGKPKHPVVQVQRIIGGSLDAKGSFPWQAKMVSHNNLTSGATLINEQWLLTTAKNLFLGHDNKTKAKDIAPTLRLYVGKKQLVEVEKVLLHPDYSEVDIGLIKLREKVPTDETVMPICLPSKDYVEVGRVGYVSGWGRNANFIFTEHLKYVMLPVADQDTCVKHYEGSTVPEKKTPKSPVGVQPILNEHTFCAGLSKYQEDTCYGDAGSAFAIHDEADDTWYAAGILSFDKSCATAEYGVYVKVSSILDWVQKTIADN; from the exons ATGAG CGCCCTGCAAGCTGTTTTTGCCCTCCTGGTCTGCTGGCAGCTTTTCGCGGTGGGAATCAGCAATGAGACCACAACTGCCACAG atgacagcTGCTTAAAGCCCCCCGAGATTCCCAATGGCTACCTGGAACACTTGGTTCGCTATCGGTGTAAAGCCCACTACAAACTACGCGCTGGAGATG gagTGTACACCTTAAACAGGGAGAAGCAGTGGCTAAATAAGGACCTTGGAGAGCAACTCCCTGAGTGTGAAGCAA CATGCGGAAAGCCCAAGCATCCAGTGGTTCAGGTGCAAAGGATCATTGGTGGCTCACTGGATGCCAAAGGCAGCTTTCCCTGGCAGGCTAAGATGGTCTCCCACAATAATCTCACCTCAGGGGCCACGCTGATCAATGAACAATGGTTGCTGACCACGGCTAAAAATCTCTTCTTGGGTCATgacaataaaacaaaagcaaaagacatTGCTCCTACTTTAAGACTCTATGTGGGGAAAAAGCAGCTTGTGGAGGTTGAGAAGGTTCTTCTCCACCCTGACTACTCCGAGGTAGACATTGGGCTCATCAAACTCAGAGAGAAGGTGCCCACTGATGAGACAGTAATGCCCATCTGCCTACCTTCAAAAGATTATGTGGAAGTGGGGCGTGTGGGTTATGTGTCTGGCTGGGGGCGAAATGCCAACTTCATTTTTACTGAGCATCTGAAGTACGTCATGCTGCCAGTGGCTGACCAAGACACGTGTGTAAAGCACTACGAAGGCAGCACAGTACCCGAAAAGAAGACACCAAAGAGCCCTGTAGGGGTGCAGCCGATACTGAACGAGCACACCTTCTGTGCTGGCTTGTCCAAGTATCAGGAAGACACCTGCTATGGCGATGCCGGCAGCGCCTTTGCCATTCACGATGAGGCTGACGACACCTGGTATGCGGCTGGGATCCTGAGCTTTGACAAGAGCTGTGCTACTGCTGAGTATGGTGTGTATGTGAAGGTGTCCTCCATTCTGGACTGGGTTCAGAAAACCATAGCTGACAACTAA
- the TXNL4B gene encoding thioredoxin-like protein 4B isoform X3 yields the protein MYVGYLGKIKTRTPVMSFLLPKLSSKKEVDQAIKSTAEKVLVLRFGRDEDPVCLQLDDILSKTSSDLSKMAAIYLVDVDQTPVYTHYFDISYIPSTVFFFNGQHMKVDYGEAEGRHNREAHSIGS from the exons atgtatgtcggatatttggggaaaataaagacGCGCACCCCAGT CATGAGCTTCCTGTTACCCAAGCTGAGTAGCAAAAAAGAAGTGGACCAGGCGATAAAAAGTACTGCAGAGAAGGTGCTGGTTCTCAGGTTCGGGAGAGACGAGGATCCTGTCTGTCTGCAACTAGATGATATT CTTTCTAAGACCTCTTCTGACTTAAGTAAAATGGCTGCTATATATCTGGTAGACGTGGACCAAACCCCAGTTTATACACACTATTTTGACATCAGTTATATTCCATCTACTGTGTTTTTCTTCAATGGGCAGCATATGAAAGTGGATTATGG GGAGGCAGAAGGAAGGCATAACAGAGAAGcacatag cattgggtcttag